The Besnoitia besnoiti strain Bb-Ger1 chromosome Unknown contig00014, whole genome shotgun sequence genome contains a region encoding:
- a CDS encoding uncharacterized protein (encoded by transcript BESB_026560) codes for MSSSRTLERVFSRSRADLLQQMDSGDGEELLYEASSVQPSEREVYLSYSSWSKPSYFQTFSPPLDPSSHPSASVSSAASPLPETLIAPASSPSSLSRPPLESPRAFGPFSPPFSFAASSASSSSPYISRLGVPPAEVSAFRLESRAAPARLPSQPFLGTLRSISPAPKEERRGAREGGHQSKETLRGGRVPPPGKRPPQGGAKPRRSSSADDLHKDRSYARFAVSPREARCARSLTAASLERVAEKDGEGKRGREGEGLAVETVDRRDRRKSAAELESDASSRGSENSPPLKASATLAERFFLISPRTAAQKKRAAEEAKVSRGAAEQGEARQSDQRARQTSAAPPRAADARAEMAVPREPAWEREEREETRPGSAWARAAPPLEETRDEGAPSLAEARQVEAQELSWEKGEGGAEAQNGSGERGRSPERKKKKRHWWAGLASSLSRRSSSAEPSKSGASAPWYGAGEEAEAQQEPPREDAKSERRGDRTSSFLSDDARPRRDEGGPSGGAGGGFGTHPRGKSGGIGGEERAHTQPGQARATDLFLRRQQDSHEVQDRSPTSTALDLGTEGSEGPQNGRRRADSVASSRASTKRSLGKTLGKGLSRLFRGKKKPNCGELEGAAAEEFSDGADRGDDLKEDLAFTASQAAAPGRATRGAAGPLASLYSRDSSPSSRSSSSSSACFSASQWEEAFASLPAIPPGVSSLSLTYQRLLLRQLTLMERTVQKVLTLKGDKSLLLSSLLEDAQKEAALQAGGLGQVSVEPEMGAKAGGERRGEDSIFFSPAKAEEICADQQVPRGVVRLRAELTEANARSFQRLSEERSRGVLSQLLLGISQVRGLLTTLTDVTREEEFEREEHLADAAQLQQWSAAHGELAQGRDLVEYYYRQIAESADSVIREYHRRCVSLNSDIQLMRDHIRRVIHVAFLAVSRPPPLEDLYSSAPSAPAFLSARRLSEAFATSFSYAGDPRVFLVSPPFLAQLQLYAVSHGVDASREGQEGGEAALRESSSRTVIAPVSSAALLSRSRCVRSIPPGLLLRSSKEDLLTLEKKLEGKWGSLNLYEAWQSDAMKWQWRDALMQREFLRGEDRIEQWRRDSESRILAAVDLRLQQLWSGRMRESKAAAQQALEEHFIETLVRRVPSAAEVVQRLVKHREQAQGPQRRASFLSASHAASSLACEVRNEEVEAAFMAAEDMRSRLVAVGASEVYNQLVQAQALFQRHKKERNRGTLLRVLEEQVESQMRTVRHLRERFEEEVDLAAQPDVVRDECGKTEAAISMLEEELIALQEKRTLRQQNLLDLRATAQAKLKRITDLFDAEQTLCRSLAEERDQEIRHVEAVERLWREIGVERLEEMKADLAKLREEKIAARAELEAARDELDAKKKKEELKREEARKRQEEAARKKEEARKQREIDEQRRRELKEQEAERKREEAERKKADAERKKADAERKKADAERKKAEAQREKELKLSKSSSLLGRWQHALTAPVHAVPEAEPRGENDEEAGDPRTGAGHAQEKKTNEKCETPTGSERKGPRAFTSLFKWRSGKRSSSTPAAIRTRLNGRSDGNRADRRTNEKRGQREADSDAESSPDQRSFFRMASESRSAATEMHQRPAKLDVTSSSELSRERDQKWAPRDDTGGLDGLRLDSPANAPSFVRASTAPESPRDSDEAGSESDARRTGVSPEAPRKSSSKQPIRRLFSGAPGWATGIRSRSSSRRQKGEDEATSNVSFFSEGGHVVDGGESPEQVNREQRDARRREEERARERLGIKSAASPPRGGLPEEEQPGDDPFRQVETAQFPQKGGAAVFPEQDERGDERSDSHKEEKRDTDWLYHSSSLSWRNAEVPTVSTRMISAEIAGSLADASRGKSPREALRGPEELGGGEQGPQKGLFVLSSFLSTPEMHRRHGPSQDSGAPNRVASHNSRRRSSGVSSVFQFSLAQPEASAEVQARGHEKEARPKGRLLVAFPSASRRDKEEASSAGAEPDGDGEKPRRRTVYSKLLESFSISPPLHREPERKVEEKDRRPASSRDHARSDDEEGKLSSRARSRSASASIDNQAPSVSGEEGTKVKHDKLASPRSRREGAIDVFALNSWFSAKRASLMIPKSSQKPQTNAREGEEAARERAGRQEAGQKGDGEASERGLSGEERGRETRGRSESSSAPCSALPCSALPSSLGLLGNVFEEVDARREERSWSDVCVGGAAAAREEGGIRNKKAEAEASACTRPAVPDGGAHGGSSSEGERLAPGGSAALRPQSTPGLDSSSEKETSPEQESEGGSTPVYAEPPPSSEGEITPRALREARSGSSVSEGCEGDKVHTASRGERSDGGEALASLGVRGSEQRGERSASDGGEGLAGVEGWRREGSAGELDGRQRRGDTLMGLQALWNSGSRFSGSEGFRASGSKSDEGAVTFERAQREDAWLSKLFKSTESSRGGDAAVAPAGRASTPEADFIPPRAPEPRPQHGVPSPAGETEGRAQDEPGSPALSGDLSDISLPSSPQESASPSVFPAAAHAGGDQAVLFSPASSASSSSLFQALSLLGMSDEKDSPARESEREPGSESGRQSGVRARASEQPVKPSSSGSAFFSPRCGFRLHSPQTSPQGARDARSSPLPEGGARTSGFAPAEEGPRGAGSSESSVHPDLLGSRVGEKDQGPRGDLMAAWHAGPEPAGATRLPTERGAGGRGGDDTDGAGSSWQRAGVETASREGGAADRGTPVVPLPVASHASPLVSVAASSAAARSFERGGSVEGRWRRDDGVLRSQSSFAPFSFPFIRSGDSKEETQLEAAVAETPSVLSLPPPSLQTSPFSPSTLGSGPALSPLPEESATCVQERGGGGRGGAVLHSAASDAENAPPSQRLQSASSSSRGVSRDSYAAPLLRASSEDHASFSLASLFPPSFSFGGEGSDRSVPTPEGAEQQSPPSPAIVLAEDPVVQETLEQDDAAPLLSAPKARQKLGDYRALSSGSEDSDSREPPAASACLRAPPAREVHASLDDSVETAVKRRRRTADCPFSAASTLRRSLQEGTAFFRSSALFSRRGGEDNERDAALQRRAGSVDACALAQRSEKRKRPFWAPVHPVPATVDAWDGAEDGDLICEDAKVETFQDFAAGSSGRERGDLRRAVMNSPVFALFEADEKQQLFDCMSVSMIHVPGDCVLFHRGEKVDVLYFLEAGELAVTVEAGADGAEKSDAEREGAPSWTREDTKGDSKNGERLSTSSASKALTYLPGSFVLPRAFVKGGTQPTASGLPSPRLSTNSLSSPSTRLQTVSRGAHPESLLQEKFPHAHVYSYIDIRRRV; via the exons ATGTCTTCGTCTCGGACGTTAGAGAGGGTTTTCTCGCGAAGCCGAGCGGATCTTTTGCAGCAGATGGATAGcggggacggcgaggagcttTTGTACGAAGCTTCCTCTGTCCAGCCTTCGGAGCGCGAGGTGTATCTTTCCTATTCATCTTGGTCCAAGCCGTCGTATTTCCAGACGTTTTCGCCTCCCTTGGATCCCTCCTCTCATCCCTCCGCGTCcgtttcttctgcggcgtcgcctctgcctgaGACTCTGatcgcgcctgcgtcgtcgcccagcTCTCTATCGCGTCCTCCCCTCGAGAGTccccgcgccttcggcccgttctctcctcccttttcgtttgccgcctcgtccgcgtcctcgtcttctccgtaTATTAGCCGATTGGGCGTCCCCCCCGCGGAGGTTTCGGCGTTCCGGCTCGaaagtcgcgcggcgccggcgcgtctgccgtcgcAGCCCTTTCTGGGGACTCTGCGCAGCATCAGCCCTGCGCCGAAGGaggagcgacgaggcgctcgcgaagGCGGGCACCAGTCGAAGGAGACGCTGAGGGGCGGGAGAGTCCCGCCTCCAGGGAAGAGGCCGCCTCAAGGCggagcgaagccgcgcaggtCTTCCTCGGCCGACGACCTCCACAAGGATCGTTCCTACGCGCGTTTCGCAGTCTCACCTCGTGAGGCGAGGTGCGCTCGGTCCCTGactgctgcgtctctcgaGAGGGTCGCAGAgaaagacggcgaaggaaaGCGCGGCAGGGAGGGAGAAGGCCTCGCGGTGGAGACCGTCGACCGGCGAGACAGGAGAAAGTCGGCCGCTGAGCTTGAGAGCGacgcgtcctcgcgcggaagcgagaaCTCACCGCCGCTCAAAGCGTCCGCAACGCTGGCAGAgcgcttcttcctcatcTCTCCGCGCACAGCGGCCCAAAAGAAGAGGGCtgcggaagaggcgaaggtgagtcgcggagcggcggaacaaggcgaagcgaggcagagcgaccagagagcgcggcagacgagcgccgcgccacctcgggccgcagacgcgcgagccgagATGGCTGTGCCTCGGGAGCCGGcgtgggagagagaggagagggaggagacgcgcccaGGCAGCGCGTGGGCGCGTGCTGCTCCGCCcctcgaggagacgcgcgacgagggcgcgccgtcgtTGGCTGAAGCGCGGCAAGtagaggcgcaggagctgTCGTGGgaaaaaggcgaaggcggcgccgaagcgcaGAATGGGTCTGGCGAGCGCGGTAGGAGTCCCGaacgaaagaagaaaaagcgacACTGGTGGGCAGGGTTGGCCTCGAGTCTCAGCCGCCGGAGCAGCTCTGCGGAGCCTTCAaagagcggcgcgtccgcgccttgGTATGGAGCGGGTGAAGAGGCGGAAGCCCAGCAGGAGCcgccgagagaagacgcgaaaagcGAAAGGCGTGGCGACAGGACTTCCAGTTTTCTCTCTGACGACGccaggcctcgccgcgacgaaggaggcccgtctggcggcgcgggaggaggcTTCGGGACCCATCCGCGAGGCAAAAGTGGCGGCAtcgggggagaggagagagcgcacacgcagccgggacaggcgcgcgccacAGATCTCTTTCTGCGGCGACAGCAGGACAGCCACGAGGTGCAGGACAGGTCGCCGACGTCCACGGCGCTTGACCTCGGGACTGAAGGGAGCGAGGGCCCACAGAACGGAAGACGGCGGGCGGACTCCGTGGCCTCCTCACGGGCGAGCACGAAGCGGAGCTTGGGCAAGACGCTCGGAAAGGGTTTGTCGCGGCTGTTCAGAGGCAAAAAGAAACCGAACTGCGGCGAActcgaaggcgcagcagcggaggagttcagcgacggcgccgatCGGGGCGACGATCTGAAAGAAG ACCTCGCCTTCACTGCCAGCCAGGCCGCGGCCCCTGGGCGTGCGACTCGAGGGGCAGCCGGGCCTCTCGCTTCCCTGTACTCTAGAGACagctctccctcctcgcggtcttcctcttcctcttcggcctGCTTTTCGGCCTCTCAGTGGGAggaggccttcgcgtcgcttccCGCGATCCCGCcgggtgtctcctcgctctcgctcacCTAccagcgtctgctgctgcgccagtTGACGCTGATGGAGCGAACCGTTCAGAAGGTCTTGACTCTGAAGGGCGACAAGTCTCTCCTCCTTTCTTCGCTgctcgaggacgcgcagaaggaggcggcgctgcaggccggcGGCCTAGGCCAAGTCTCCGTGGAGCCCGAGAtgggggcgaaggcgggcggagagagacgaggagaagactcgattttcttctcgcctgcaAAGGCTGAGGAAATCTGCGCAGACCAGCAAGTCCCGCGGGGCGTGGTCCGCCTGAGGGCGGAGCTCACAGAAGCGAACGCCAGGAGCTTTCAGCGGCTGAGCGAAGAGCGAAGTCGAGGCGTCCTCAGTCAACTTCTCCTGGGCATATCCCAAGTGCGAGGCCTCCTCACGACGCTCACAGACGTCACGCGGGAGGAAGAATttgagagagaggaacaCCTG GCGGACGCCGCCCAGCTCCAGCAGTGGAGCGCGGCACACGGCGAGCTTGCCCAGGGGCGGGACCTTGTTGAGTACTACTACAGACAG ATCGCTGAGTCTGCAGACAGCGTGATCCGGGAATACCACCGGCGCTGCGTGTCGCTCAACTCCGACATTCAACTCATGCGTGACCATATCCGTCGCGTGATCCACGTGGCGTTTTTGGctgtctcgcggccgcctccgcttgaGGACTTGTattcgtctgcgccttctgcgccggcgttcctgtcggcgcgtcgcctctctgagGCCTTCGCGACCTCCTTCTCCTACGCAGGCGACCCCCgagtcttcctcgtctcgccgccgttcctcgcgcagctgcagctctaCGCGGTTTCCCACGGCGTGGACGCTTCGCGTGAAGGacaggagggaggcgaggccgcttTGCGAGAGTCGTCGAGCCGCACAGTCATCGCGCCGGTGTCTAGCGCGGCGTTGctgtcgcggtcgcgctgcgTCCGCAGCATCCCCCCGGGGCTCTTGCTCCGCAGCTCGAAGGAGGACCTGCTGACCCTCGAGAAGAAGCTCGAGGGCAAATGGGGCAGCTTGAACTTGTACGAAGCCTGGCAGAGTGACGCCATGAAGTGGCAGTGGCGGGACGCGTTGATGCAGCGCGAGTTTCTCCGGGGCGAGGATCGGATTGAGCAgtggcgccgcgacagcgagTCGCGGatcctcgccgccgtcgatctgcgcctccagcagctctGGTCTGGCCGCATGCGGGAAAGCAAagctgccgcgcagcaggctcTCGAAGAGCACTTCATCGAGACGCTGGTGCGCCGAgtgccctccgccgcggaagtTGTGCAGCGCCTGGTGAAGCATCGGGAACAGGCGCAggggccgcagcggcgcgcgtcctttctctccgcgtcgcacgcggcctcctcgctcgcctgtGAGGTGCGGAACGAGGAGGTCGAGGCGGCGTTCATGGCTGCGGAAGAcatgcgctcgcggctggtcgccgtcggcgcgtccGAGGTGTATAACCAGCTGGTGCAAGCACAGGCGCTCTTTCAGCGCCacaagaaggagaggaaccGCGGGACGCTCCTGCGAGTTCTCGAAGAGCAAGTCGAGAGCCAAATGCGAACTGTGAGGCATCTCCGCGAGCGGTTCGAGGAGGAAGTCGACCTCGCAGCGCAGCCCGACGTCGTGCGAGACGAGTGCGGCaagacggaggcggcgatcTCCATGCTCGAGGAGGAGCTCAtcgcgctgcaggagaaacggacgctgcgccagcagaaCCTGCTGGACCTCCGCGCGACTGCGCAGGCAAAGTTGAAGCGCATCACCGACCTCTTTGACGCCGAGCAGACCCTCTGCCGCAGcctggcggaggagcgcgacCAGGAGATACGGCATGTGGAAGCAGTCGAGAGGCTCTGGAGAGAAATCGGCGTGGAGCGACTCGAGGAGATGAAGGCGGATCTGGCCAAGCTCCGCGAAGAAAagatcgccgcgcgcgcggagctcgaggctgcgcgcgacgaactggacgcgaagaagaagaaggaggagctgaagcgcgaagaggcgcggaagcgccaggaagaagctgcgcggaagaaggaagaggcgaggaagcagcgagagatAGACGAACAGCGAAGGCGGGAACTGAAGGAACAAGAAGCCGAGCGGAAacgcgaagaggccgagCGAAAGAAGGCGGATGCCGAGCGAAAGAAGGCGGATGCCGAGCGAAAGAAGGCGGATGCCGAGCGAAAGAAGGCggaagcgcagagagaaaaagagctGAAACTGTCAAagtcgtcttctctgctaGGACGCTGGCAGCACGCGTTGACTGCGCCAGTGCATGCAGTCCCTGAGGCtgagccgcgcggagaaaacgacgaagaggccggCGATCCCCGGACGGGGGCTGGGCACGCccaagagaagaaaacgaacgaAAAGTGCGAAACGCCTACAGGTTCGGAGCGGAAAGGGCCGCGCGCGTTCACGTCTCTGTTTAAGTGGCGCAGCGGCaagcgaagcagcagcacgccCGCGGCGATAAGGACT AGACTGAACGGGCGGAGTGACGGCAATCGCGCAGATCGCCGCACAAACGAAAAACGGGGCCAGAGGGAAGCGGACTCCGATGCCGAGTCCAGTCCGGATCAGCGGTCTTTTTTCCGTATGGCGTCTGAAAGTAGATCCGCGGCGACAGAAATGCACCAGCGCCCAGCCAAGCTCGATGTGACTTCGTCATCTGAGCTGTCAAGAGAGCGCGACCAGAAATGGGCGCCACGCGATGATACTGGCGGCCTGGACGGCCTTCGGTTGGACTCGCCCGCGAATGCGCCCTCCTTCGTCCGGGCGTCTACGGCTCCAGAGTCCCCTCGCGACTCTGACGAGGCcgggagcgagagcgacgccaggCGCACAGGGGTTTCTcctgaggcgccgcggaagtcCTCGAGCAAGCAGCCGattcgccgcctcttctcggGAGCCCCTGGATGGGCGACAGGGATCCGCTCGCGGTCGTCGTCGAGGCGGCAgaagggcgaagacgaagcgacCTCGAAtgtctccttcttcagcgAGGGTGGGCACGTCGTGGACGGAGGCGAGTCCCCGGAGCAGGTAAATCGCGAGCaacgcgacgcgcgacgacgggAAGAAGAGCGGGCGAGAGAACGACTAGGAATAAAgagcgctgcctctcctccccgGGGCGGTCTTCCAGAGGAGGAGCAGCCAGGGGACGACCCTTTTCGACAAGTCGAGACAGCGCAGTTCCCGCagaagggaggcgcggcagtcTTCCCAGAACAGGAcgaaagaggagacgagcgcTCAGACAGCCAtaaagaggagaagagagacacggaCTGGCTGTATCACTCATCTTCGCTCTCGTGGCGGAACGCGGAGGTCCCCACTGTCTCGACGCGGATGATCTCGGCAGAAATCGCGGGCTCCCTGGCGGACGCGTCGAGAGGGAAGTCGCCTAGAGAAGCGCTCCGAGGCCCAGAAGAGctaggcggcggcgagcaagGGCCGCAGAAAGGCCTCTTTGTCCTCTCGTCTTTCTTGTCGACGCCCGAGATGCATCGCAGGCACGGGCCTTCCCAAGATTCCGGCGCGCCGAACCGCGTAGCGTCGCACAATTCTCGGCGGAGGTCGTCGGGCGTCTCGTCGGTGTTTCAATTCTCTCTCGCACAGCCGGAAGCGTCGGCTGAAGTCCAGGCCCGCGGTcacgagaaggaggcgcggccaAAGGGCAGGCTGCTGGTCGCGTTCCCTTCAGCGTCTCGCAGGGACAAAGAGGAGGCCtccagcgcaggcgccgagcccgacggcgacggagagaagccgcggcggcggacggtGTATTCCAAGCTGCTGGAGTCCTTCTCCATCTCGCCACCGCTGCACCGCGAGCCTGAACGGAAGGTGGAAGAGAAGGACAGGCGCCCGGCGAGCAGTCGAGATCACGcccgcagcgacgacgaagagggcaAGCTCTCGTCtcgggcgcggtcgcgctcaGCCTCGGCCTCCATAGACAACCAGGCGCCGTCGGTCTCTGGCGAGGAGGGAACGAAGGTAAAGCACGACAAGttggcgtctcctcgctcaaGACGCGAAGGGGCGATCGACGTCTTTGCGCTGAATTCCTGGTTCAGCGCGAAGCGTGCGTCGCTCATGATCCCAAAGTCCTCGCAAAAGCCGCAGACGAAtgcccgcgagggcgaagaagctgcgaGGGAGCGAGCGGGGCGGCAGGAAGCCGGGcagaagggcgacggcgaggcgagcgagcgaggtctctcgggcgaggagagagggcggGAGACGCGGGGGAGAAGTGAGTCGTCCAGCGCGCCCTGCTCTGCGCTGCCCTGCTCTGCGCTGCCCAGCTCCCTTGGGCTTCTAGGCAACGTGTTTGAGGAGGTGGATGCGCGACGTGAGGAGAGAAGCTGGAGCGACGTCTGTGTGGGAggtgcggcagccgcgcgcgaggagggaggcatCCGAAACAAGAaagcggaagcagaggccAGCGCGTGCACGCGGCCCGCAGTCCCTGATGGTGGCGCgcacggcggcagcagcagcgaagggGAGCGTCTAGCGCCAGGGGgatcggcggcgctgcgtcccCAGTCAACTCCTGGCCTCGACTCTTCCTCTGAAAAAGAGACATCTCCAGAGCAAGAAAGTGAAGGTGGCTCCACGCCGGTGTACGCGGAGCCCCCCCCGAGCTCTGAGGGCGAAAtcacgcctcgcgcgcttcgtgAGGCGCGAAGCGGCAGTAGCGTGAGCGagggctgcgaaggcgacaagGTTCACACTgcgagcagaggagagaggagtgATGGGGGAGAAGCCTTGGCGAGTCTGGGCGTGCGCGGAAGCGAGCAGCGTGGCGAACGatccgcgagcgacggcggggaGGGGCTGGCGGGGGTCGAGGGATGGCGGAGAGagggcagcgcaggcgagctggacggccgccagcgccgcggagacactcTCATGGGCCTCCAGGCTCTGTGGAATTCAGGCTCGCGTTTTTCAGGCAGTGAAGGGttccgcgcgagcggcagcaaAAGCGACGAGGGGGCCGTTACCTTTGAGCGAGCACAGCGGGAAGACGCGTGGCTTTCGAAGCTTTTTAAAAGCACTGAAAGCAGCCGggggggagacgcggcggtCGCCCCAGCGGGCCGCGCCTCAACGCCGGAAGCCGACTTCATTCCCCCTCGTGCTCCAGAGCCCAGACCGCAGCACGGCGTTCCCTCCCCCGCTGGGGAGACTGAGGGTCGAGCTCAAGACGAGCCGGGGTCGCCAGCCCTCTCTGGGGACCTCTCCGATAtctcgctgccttcttctcctcaggAATCCGCTTCTCCCTCTGTTTTTCCCGCTGCGGCCCACGCCGGAGGAGATCAGGCAGTGCTGTTCTCGCCGGcttcctcggcctcgtcgtcctcgctgttccaggcgctgtctctgctgggTATGAGTGACGAGAAAGACAGcccggcgagggagagcgagagggaaCCAGGCTCGGAGAGCGGGCGGCAGTCCGGCGTTCGTGCACGCGCGTCGGAGCAGCCGGTGAAACCCAGTTCTTCCGGCtccgcgtttttctctcctcgctgcggtTTTCGTCTACACTCTCCACAGACCTCGCCCCAAGGGGCTCGAGACGCGcggtcgtcgccgctgccggaggggggggcgcggACATCGGGCTTTGCGCCGGCAGAGGAAGGCCCGCGGGgagcaggcagcagcgagtcGAGCGTGCATCCAGATTTGCTGGGCTCCAGAGTGGGTGAGAAAGACCAGGGGCCCAGAGGAGACCTGATGGCCGCATGGCACGCGGGACCAGAGCCAGCAGgtgcgacgcgcctgcctACGGAGCGGGGGGccggggggagagggggagacGACACAGACGGGGCAGGGAGCAGTTGGCAGCGGGCTGGAGTGGAGACCgcgagcagagaaggcggcgcagccgacaGAGGGACACCTGTCGTCCCTCTTCCTGTCGCCAGTCACGCGTCACCCCTGGTCTCCGTCGcagcgtcttccgcggccgcccggTCCTTTGAGAGGGGTGGCTCAGTCGAAGGGAGATGGAGAAGAGACGACGGAGTCCTAAGGAGTCAGTCGTCCTTTGCGCCTTTCTCCTTCCCGTTTATCCGAAGCGGCGACTCGAAGGAGGAGACCCAACTCGAAGCGGCGGTTGCGGAAACCCCGAGCGTCCTCTCTTTGCCCCCGCCGTCTCTTCAGacgtctcctttctctccctctacGCTGGGCTCGGGTCCTGCGTTGTCGCCCCTTCCTGAAGAATCAGCGACATGCGTACaagagcgcggaggcggcggccgaggcggcgcggtgcTTCACTCCGCAGCGTCCGACGCGGAAAACGCCCCACCCAGCCAGCGTCTGCAgtcggcctcttcttcgtctcggGGCGTTTCTCGAGACTCCTAtgctgcgccgcttctgcgTGCCTCGTCAGAGGATCACGCGTCCTTTTCGTTGGCGTCTCTGTTTCCGCCGTCGTTCTCCTTCGGGGGCGAAGGAAGCGACCGAAGCGTGCCGACGCCGGAGGGAGCGGAGCAgcagtctccgccgtcccCCGCGATCGTTCTGGCGGAGGACCCCGTGGTGCAAGAGACGCTGGAGCaggacgacgccgcgcctctgctgtcggcgccgaaggcccGCCAGAAGTTGGGCGACTACCGCGCGCTTTCGTCCGGATCTGAGGACAGCGATTCGCGGGAACcgccagccgcctccgcgtgtctgcgtgcaCCTCCCGCCCGGGAGGTGCACGCAAGCCTGGACGACAGTGTAGAGACAGCCGTGAAGCGTCGGCGGCGAACGGCGGACTGTCCCTTCTCGGCGGCGTCCACTCTGAGGCGCAGCCTTCAAGAAGGCACTGCCTTTTTCCGGAGCTCCGCGCTCTTctcccgcagaggcggcgaggacaacgagcgcgacgcagccctccagcggcgagcgGGGAGCGTGGATGCCTGCGCGCTTGCTCAacgcagcgagaagcggaagcggccCTTCTGGGCTCCAGTGCATCCAGTGCCGGCCACGGTCGACGCGTGGGACGGAGCAGAGGACGGAGACCTCATCTGCGAGGATGCGAAGGTCGAGACTTTCCAGGATTTTGCGGCAGGTTCGTCGGGGCGAGAACGTGGAGACCTTCGGCGCGCGGTGATGAACAGCCCTGTCTTTGCGTTGTTTGAAGCAGACGAGAAGCAACAGCTTTTCGATTGCATGTCCGTGAGCATGATTCACGTGCCGGGTGACTGCGTCCTCTTCCATCGCGGAGAAAAAGTCGACGTCCTTTACTTCCTCGAGGCCGGCGAACTGGCGGTGACAgtggaggcaggcgcagacggcgccgagaaaagcgacgcagagcgtgAGGGAGCTCCGAGCTGGACCCGCGAAGACACGAAAGGTGACAGCAAAAACGGAGAGCGTCTCTCCACTTCATCTGCCTCGAAAGCCCTCACATATCTGCCAGGTTCGTTTGTGCTtccccgcgccttcgtcaAGGGGGGCACACAGCCCACAGCGTCAGGGCTACCAAGCCCTCGGCTCTCTACAAACTCACTGTCCAGTCCTTCCACTCGACTGCAAACGGTAAGTCGCGGCGCGCATCCAGAGTCGCTTCTACAGGAGAAGTTCCCGCATGCGCACGTATACTCGTACATAGACATACGCAGGCGTGTGTAG